GAACCAATGACTCCTCCAAAGAGGCCCGTGATAATTCGAGCAGCGACCAAAGTCCAATAATCGTTGGCAAAACTACAGCAGAAAGTTCCGATAATAAAGCCAGAATAGAAAAAAAGCAGCAGCTTCTTTCGATCAAAACGATCGGCAAAACCCGCGGTAAGCAGCCCCGAAGCACCCGCGCTAAAAGCATAGGCCGAAACCGCAATGCCAAATTGAGCTGGTTTGAGATCGATGGCTTTCATCAGGATATCCCCCATCGGTGACATCACCATAAAATCAAGCACGACCGTAAATTGTGTCATGGCCAATAAAAAGACCACCAGTTTTTGGTATGCCGTAAAAGGCGCATTATCAAGTTTATTTATTTCCATACTGTCCGGTTTGCCTCGGTTTAAACTGGCCTAAAAATACAGAAGTGCGCGAACATTATATGTAATAAGTTTGCAAAATTATCGCCCGAGACCTTACCTTACCTTACCTTACCTTACCTTACCTTACCTTACCTTACCTTACCTTACCTTACCTTACCTTACCTTACCTTACCTTACCTTACCTTACCTTACCTTACCTTACCTTACCTTACCTTACCTTACCTTACCTTACCTTACCTTACCTTACCTTACCTTACGTAAAACGAAACGATCGCACTATTTAATCTTATCCTAGGTCGCCAACAAAAAAGCCAGCACCTGTTTGACAGGTGCTGGCTCAATATGCGATTTAAAGCAAATTATTCAGCGATAACAGCAAATTCAGCTCCGGAAGCATAATCATCACCACGTTGGGAGTTAAGTCCTGTAAAGCGGATATAACGTCCTTTCACAGGCTTTTCGAATCGAACAGTTTTTAATTTTTTATTCCGTTCAAAAGATCCGGACATCACATCTTCCCAGTTCTTCCCATCTTTACTCACCTGGATCTTATAATCCTTGATATCACCATTCGGTCCATCCTGTCTTGGTAGAAAAGTGAAGCCCTTAATTGTTTTGCTACTTCCAGCATCAAAATCAACCCAATGTGGATACTGTGCTACGGTAACCGAATACATCGTGTGCCAAATCGAGGAAGGATCTCCATCCAATAGGTTCTTGGCATCCCCTTCACCAGTCTCCTGACTTGAAGCAAAAACAACCTCCATTGGAATGGTTTCGATTTTAGTGTATTGTTGTGTTACCTTCAATTTTTCATTTTGCTGATACCAAGCCGTTACTGTACCACCGGCGCGTAAGTCAAAAGGCGCTTTATAGACACTTGCCTTTGCATTGTTCAAACTGTATAATACGGTCTCATTTTTATTTCCCGATTGAATAGAAACTTCTCCATTTGAACTTCTTGCCAACGAAATGGGCGCGTCACCGGCAGTCGCTACCTGAGCCTTTGCTATCATATCATTGTTCTGAATCGGACGGATAATGAAACCGATAGCCGTTGGTACTGCTTTCACACGGTCCTTTTCTAACGGTGGCCCTTGTCCACAGCTATTACCACCAAGTCCTGTTACAGCTGCATCAAGATGCACGTGTACGCCCGAACTTTTTGGTAATTGATAAGAGTGCGGTGCAAAGGTCAACTCAAGCTCACTATAGTCCAAAGCGGATGTTGATAAATGCTCTTTCGCAATAAAAACAACTCCCTGTCCAGCATTATTTGTCAATGCTGTCCAACGCACATCCTCATTGTTACTCATATTTTGCGGATTAGGCCATGGCACAAACTGATCTTTTACAGTGCTTTTGTGCAATTCAATAAATTGTGCTGTCTTCCGATCAGCATAATTATTGATCGGTCCACGTCCATAATAACTATAATTGCCATACTCGGTCGGTAATTGCAAAGCATATCCCAATCGAGCTAATACAACACTTGCATTATTGGATGTAATACTCGACGACAATTCAATAGAGCCATCCTTATAAATTGTCCAGATCTGATTGCTTGTAAATTTAAAATCATCTTTGCCAAAAGGCTTATCCGTATGCTCTTTAAGCGTGTAGGTTCCCGAAGTTCCCCCCAACAAAGACGCGCCATATGGAGCTTGCGATTCAACCGTAAACGCCAATACAACTGTTCCATCTTTCTTGGTATAACTGTTTGAAGACAAAACCTTATGTTTAAGGTTATGTAATCCTTTTTCAAACCATTGTTGGTAAGCCCAGTTGTCATTGTCAACCGGAGCACGTAGTGCATCCAATTTTGGGCCTTCGCCATCGCGGATAACTTGTTTACCGGCATATGTTAGATTATATATCGAGCCTGTTTTATTGTCAAACTTCGCGATAAACTGATCTCCTTTCACCACCTGCAAATCACCTTCTTTGGAAAGCGACGGAGCCCCTCCTTGTGCAACAGCGGAAATCAACGGTTTATTTTCAGCCGCTTTGACAAACAGTTGTTCCTCCATTTGAACAAAACCTTTGGCCGCCCAAGGTCGATCTGTATTGAGAATAAACTGTACTTTTACAAAATACTCCGATCCCGCATCTAACTGCGCATAATTTAACGGCAATATAAGCTGCTTGCGTTGGCGCGCTGTCGGCAAATCAGCGGCACTGATTGTACCTGCACTATTTTTTACTTCTACCCCATCCTTATATAGCGACCATTGAACCTGATAATCGGATAGATCTTTAAAATAATTTTTATTGAAAAGCTCAATTTTCCCCTGTTGAATATCAACAGCCTTTACGCCCGCATTTTGGTACACTTTCTTGACCTCAAAATTCTGTGGTTTAGGTTTCATATCGGCAAAGATCAACCCATTATTGACAAAGGTTCCATCATTGGGTTTGTCTCCAAAGTCGCCGCCATAAGCGAGAAAGCGTTCGCCGGTCTTCTTATCGTAATAATACATGGCCTGATCAATCCAATCCCAAATGGCACCGCCCATAAAGAAGTTGGTCGATTCGATGGCTTCCCAATAATCAATTAGGTTACCAACGGCATTACCCATGGAATGTGAATACTCCGAGATATGAAATGGATATTTCAATTTGTAAGTGCCTTTTACAGCTCCTCTTACCCAGTCTATTGAGGGGTATTGATTGGAGCCCATATCAACGATTGTATTGTTACGCTCGTATTGAACAGGTCTTGACGTATCGATTTTCTTGATAGCCTGATAGGCGGCCACGAAATTATCACCCGGACCGGCTTCATTTCCTAAAGACCAGATAACCACTGCCGGATGGTTGATGGTCGAATGCACCATCTCGATATTACGGGCTACATGGGCATTTTTCCATTCAGGAACATGAGAAAGAGACTCTTTGCCATAATAATATTCATGGCTTTCGATATTGGCCTCATCCTCGAGATAAATTCCATATTTATCGCATAAATAATACCAATAAGCAGGTTCTGGATAATGCGAATTCCGGACATGGTTGATATTCGCCCGTTTCATTAATTTCACCTCAGCTTCCATCTGTTCTCTGGTCACTACTTTGCCATGTTCAGGATTGGTTTCATGACGGTTGACGCCTTTCAGTTTCACCGTCTTACCATTGACATAATAATAACGTCCGGCCAAGCCAAATTCATCATCCGCAGCCTTGGTATCTTTAATCTCAACCTTTCTAAATCCAACATAGGTAGAGATAGTCTCAACTGTTTTGTTCTTTTTATCCTTCAATTCAGCCACCAAAGTATACCGATAAGGTAATTCGGCAGACCATTTATCCGGATTTTTGACGTTCAACGTTGCGGCGACGCTATTAGAAACTTGACCATCCAGGGCTGGCACAGCTGATGAAGCTTCTGTCTGATCAACAAGGGTATTCTCGTCACTGTATAGCTTATTTTTATAAAGTGAATAAACTACTTTATACCCTTCAGCTTTCTTACTACCCAGATTGCGTACAGTACTCGTAATTTTCAACGAACCATTTTCGTAATTGCTGTCCAAGTCTGGAATGGCCGCTAAATCGCGAATCTGAACTTTTGGCGTTGAAGTAAGCGAAACATCCCGAAATATCCCGGGCAATCTAAACATATCCTGATCTTCCAAAAAGGAAGCGTCCGAACTCCGGTAAACTTCAACAGCCAACACATTTTCAGCACCTTTTTTTAAGTAAGGCGAGATATTGAAAGATGCGACGTTTCTGGAATTTTTTGAAAATCCGACATATTTGCCATTTATCCACAGGTAGAAAAAGGAGTCTACACCATCAAAATTGATAAATACCTCACGACCGTCCCAATGAGTAGGTACTGTAAAGTTACGTCGGTACGATCCCACTTCATTACGGTAGACATAAGTTGTCCAATCTTGGGCCGGCGTCCGCATAACTCCACCGCGCCAATCATCGACCTTTACTTGATGATGAAAGATCACACGTTGATTGGTATAAATAGGTACACCATATTTTAAGCTTCCATCCTTCTGTATACCATAAATATTCCAGCTCATAGGGACTGGAACAGATTCCCAGGCACCCACATTATAATTCGGATCATAAAAGTCCTTTGGTCGCTCTTCCGGGGTCTTTACCCAGTTAAACTTCCAGGATCCATTGAGCGAAAGCCAATAGTTACTATGCTCGGGAAGTACTTTTCGCGCACTTTCTACGTTCTGAAAGGAGAAGAACGACGCATGCGGCAACTCCTTATTAAGTGATAATAATTGAGGCGATTCCCATTCATTCCCTTTTGGAGCCGTTGTGGCTCCATACTGGAAACCGTCGATAGATGACGTAATCGTTTGCCCTATCGTGACGGTAGTGTCCAGCGACAGCAATGAGGCTAGAATCGTTGAAAAAATAACAGAGTTTCTTAACATAATGTAATTAAGCAATTTAGTCCAGGAAACCAAATGTAACTTCATTTTGTAGTAATAACAAGCAGATTATTAAAGCACTCGATTGCGAAACTTTTTCGATACAAAAAAGATCATATCGAACTTTAAAATTGTTCTATAGGTTCTCCATTTGAGGATCGTACATAAAACAATGTAAAAATGTAAAAACGTAAAAAATTGACCCGGCGAAAAATAACGATGTCCTCCCAAAAGAAGCTGATTCCAATAAAAAACAAATGCTTTCGGTTTCAAGGAATAAGCCTTATTTTTGGGGATAGATTTCACTTTAAACAAATAAAAGTTTACGTTTGAAAATATTTCGAAGAATTTTATTTTTCAAAGGGTTACAATTTAAGCATTAAGGTATTAATAGGTGAGTAAATTCAGTAAATCAATCCTGCTAGAAAATGATGAGCAAATCATTGAAGGCATCAAAGACGGCAACAGCTTGGCGATAGATGCTATCTACAAGCGGTACTATCCGTCTATAAGCCATATGATCTTGCAAAACAATGGAAGTGAGGATGAAGCGAAAGATATTTTTCAAGAAGCTGTCATTGTGCTCTACGATAAAGTTTCCAAAGGGAACTTTGAGCTCAGCAGCAAACTTAAAACATATCTTTACTCGATTTGCAGAAGGCTTTGGCTTAAGCAACTCAATCGTGCTGGTTTTGGCAACAGTGACATTAGCGGTTATGAAGATTCCTTATTTGAGGAAGAAGATCTACAACAGCATCAAGAACTTGAAAAGAAGTTCGACCAAATGGAACTTGCCTTAGAGAAAATGGGAGAACCTTGTAAGACAATCTTACATGATTTCTACATCTTAAACCATTCGATGCAGGACATCTGTGATAAATTTGGTTATACCAATACAGATAATGCCAAGACTCAGAAGTATAAATGCCTACAACGGCTGAAAAAAATATTTTTTTCAACAGATTAAAATTAGTGTAACACCATGGGAACAATGAATCAAAAAGAATTTTTCGAATTAGCAGACCAGTATCTTCGCGACGAATTATCGGCCGAAGAAAAAGCTGCATTTGAATCTTTTTGTGCTGATCAGCCCTCCTATGCTGCCCAATTACAACAACACTGCGCATTTGTTGCCAATATGAAAGAAACCAGTCAACGGCTGGATTTCAAAAATGCTTTAGCACAATCAGCAAAAGAATACCATAAAACCCAAAACAAACCCGCAAAGGTAGTTCCTATAAAACAATCAGCGGTAATTTCACTTTGGGAACGCATCAAAGCAAGTTCTTTAGTGGCTGCAATGGTAGCGGTATTTGCAGTATTTGGCACATTATGGCTGAGCGGTTATTACAGCAACCTCGAGAAAGCATCTTCCGATTACAGTGCATTACGTAGAGACATGAACAATGTCAAAAAGAACGTCAACGCACACAACGCTGCTATCAGGGATATCAATGACAAAAAATTTGTAAAAGGTACCGAAAGCCAGTTTGGTGCAACAGGATTTATGTTGACGACAGATGGCTATGTCGTCACCAATTACCATGTCATTAGCGGGGCTGATTCGATCTATTTACAAAATAGTAAAGGCGAATCGTATAAAGCACAAATCGTACACACCGATCCAAGCAAAGACTTGGCTATCTTATACATCGCAGATAAGACCTTTAAGAAAGCTAAAAGCTTACCTTACACGTTCAAAACGTCGACTTCAGATCTTGGTGAAGATATTTATACGATCGGGTTTCCTCGGGACGAAGCAGTATATGGTCAGGGATACCTAAGTTCATCAACAGGTTATGCCGGTGATACCATCGCTTATCAGATCTCCGTACCTGTCAATCCAGGTAACAGTGGCGGTCCGGTATTGGATAGCAGAGGTAATGTGATTGGTATTATTTCCGGAAAACAACGTGGCATAGATGGTGCCGCCTTTGCAATCAAAACGAAATCAATCTTGAACGCCTTAGCGGACATACCAAGTGATTCACTGGTTACCGGTCTTAAGATCAACAAAAAGAATAGCTTGGCAGGTTTACCAAGAACAGAACAAATCAAGAAAATGCAAGACTATATCTACATGGTTAAAGTCTATTAGGAGGCATTTAGAACTTATAAAAAAGGCAACGTTTTTCAACGTTGCCTTTTTTTGTTCTTTAATTCCAAGGGCTTACTCCCTATAGATTAGGCTGTGGCGTCGTTCTCAAATACGGTTTGATCTCTTTGAAGCCTTTTGGAAATTTAGCAGGAATATCTTCTGTCTTGATCGCTGGCACAACAATAACATCTTCACCATGCTTCCAGTCAGCGGGCGTAGCGACTTGATAATCGGCAGTTAACTGTAAAGAATCAATGACCCGTAAAATTTCATCAAAATTACGACCTGTTGATGCTGGATAGGTCAGCGTCAATTTGATCTTTTTGTCAGGACCGATAATAAATACGGAACGTACGGTCGCTGTTGCGGAAGCATTTGGGTGGATCATATCGTACAATTCGGATACATGATGATCTTCATCAGCAATAACCGGAAAATTCACTTCGGTATTTTGCGTTTCATTGATATCCTTAATCCAATTCAAGTGATCGTTTACATTATCGACGCTTAGCGCAATGGCCTTCACACCCCTCTTGTCAAATTCAGATTTCAATTTTGCCGTACGGCCCAACTCTGTAGTACATACCGGCGTATAATCTGACGGGTGCGAAAAGAAAACGACCCAGCTATCTTTGATATAATCGTGAAAGTCTATTTCACCAATGGTTGTTTGCGCTTTGAAATTTGGCGCTTCATCCCCTAATCTTAAACTCATAATCTTATTTTTTAAATGTGTTTAAATTATATAGTCTACAAATATAGTAGATTAAATTTAGCAAACAAGTAATTCTTCAATTTTTTAAATTGAAATGAAAAAACTAAACTTAATCCAATTGAAAGTAGGGATTTTACAATTATAAACAAAATGAAAACCAACATGCCCCTTGCTACTTGTCCGCCCTACCCTGGCCATTACTTTCCAAAATGCTTATAATGATTAGCTCAAGTAGTTTAAAAAGTAATTTGCTATATTACTATGCTTGCATAATATATATTTTGTATATTTGAGTATGTTGGTACACCGAGCTCATAAAATGATTGTGAGTTGGGAGGAAACTTTTTGACAGCAAACCTTATTATATAGACGTTATCGGCTTGGTAACTGATGAACCAAAAAACTGAAATGCCATGAATTTTGAATTAAGCGAAGAGCATAAAATGATCCGCGACGCAGCGCGGGAATTTGCCCAGGAGCTAAAGGCTGGGGCAATCGAGCGCGATGAAGCCGCAAAATTTCCAACAGATTTTGTCAAGCAAATGGGCGAACTAGGGTTTATGGGTATCATGACCCCCGAAGCTTATGGCGGAGCTGGAATGGATACGTTGGCCTATGTTCTTGTGCTCGAAGAAATTGCCAAAATTGATGCCTCAGCGGCCGTTATCGTATCCGCCCACAATTCCCTGGTATTATATGGACTCAATGCTTATGGTACAGAGGAACAAAAACAAAAGTACCTGATTCCTTTAGCGAAAGGTGAAAAACTTGGTGCTTTTGCGTTGTCAGAACCTGAAGCTGGTTCGGACGCCTCCTCACAGCATACCACCGCCGAAGATAAAGGGGATCACTATCTCCTAAATGGTACAAAAAATTGGATCACCAATGGTGGCCATGCCGATATCTATCTTGTCATTGCACAGACACACCCTGAAAAAGGTCACAAAGGAATCAATGTATTGATCGTTGAAAAAGGGCTGCCGGGATTTACTATAGGTCCCAAAGAAAACAAATTGGGTATCCGTAGTTCCGATACCCATTCACTTCTATTTTCTGACGTTCAGGTTCCCAAGGAAAACCGTATCGGAGAAGATGGCTTCGGATTTAAATTTGCGATGAAAACACTCGATGGCGGTCGCATTGGGATTGCGGCACAGGCCTTAGGAATTGCTGCGGGTGCCTATGACCTTGCTTTGGCTTACTCAAAAGAACGAAAGACCTTTGGAAAACCGATTTCGGACCATCAGGCCATACAGTTTAAATTGGCCGACATGGAAGTTGATATCGAGGCGGCTCGACTTTTGACGTATAAAGCTGCCTGGACGAAAGACCAGGGGCTTCCTTACGGTAAAGAAGCTGCCATGGCCAAACTGCATGCGTCTGAAGTTGCCATGAAACACACTGTCGAAGCTGTACAGATCCACGGTGGCTACGGTTACGTAAAAGAATATCATGTCGAAAGGTTAATGCGCGACGCAAAAATCACGCAAATATATGAGGGAACTTCTGAGATCCAACGTCTGGTGATTGCCCGTGAGATCCTTCGCTAAGCTGTCCGTCATGCAATGAACCCAAAAAGTTAAACACTTTTTTAGGGCTTTGCATGACGGATAGCTTTATTAATCTAAAGACTCTTCAATTTGTTATCGATCATAGCAAGATATTGATAATCCTGAAAGGCAAAGCTCGCCGTTTCAGCCATCGCCAGATTCAAAATAAACTTTGCTTTACGAAGTAAATTCTCCTGATTGCCATCTGTAGCATTCAACCCATCAAATAACAACGTTAAAGCCAATGGATGTAGTTGCTGAATTTGAAGATCTGTTTTGAGATATGCCGAAAGTTCATTTTCGGAGAGATTTAAAAAATAGGTCCTACTCTTTTCGAAGAATTTCTCATAAGCATCTTCAAACACTGCTGGATCAGTCGGCTCCGTAAAAGCATCATGCCCTTCTGTCCATATGCGAAGAAATTTACCAATTTCTTCGATCCAATTCATCAATACATCTTTCTTAAAACTTAATCCCATGATCTATGCTTATCTGATCTGTCCATTTCCACGGACAATCCACTTCTCTGTTACCAATTTTTCCAATGCAAATGGTCCACGGGCATGTAACTTTTGGGTCGAGATACCTATTTCTGCACCCAGACCAAACTCACCTCCGTCCGTAAAACGTGTAGATGCATTGGCATATACCGCGGCAGCATCCACTGTATTCAAAAATTGTTCAATATGGAGTTCACTGGAAGAAACAATACATTCCGAATGTTTGGAAGAATATTTTGCGATATGCTCCAAAGCTTCGTCCAAACTGGTGACCGTCTTTATTGAACACTTCAAATCTAAAAATTCTCTTCCAAAATCCGCTTCTTCTGCGCGCTTTAAATTTGAAAAATTTTGACCCTGTAATACCTCATAAGCTGTAGGGTCCGCGAAGACTTCCACCTGAGCATCTTCAAAATAAGTTTTCAATTTCGTTAGGAACTCGGCAGCAACAGCACGATCGACCAAAACAGTATCTAAAGAATTACACACCGATGGCCTGGAAATTTTAGCATTGGCAACAATTTTCGCTGCCATATCCAAATCTGCTATACGGTCCACATAAGTATGGCATACTCCTGCTCCAGTTTCAATAACTGGTACTTTAGCGTGTTCCCTGACATAATCGATCAGCGACTGTGAACCCCGTGGTATGATAATATCCACGAATTGGGTAGCTTCCAATAATTCCGAAACATGCTTCCTATCAACAGGCAACAGTTGCACAATAGTTGTTGCAATACCATACTGCTCTAAGACAGCATGGATCACTTTCAACAACGCCTCGTTGGTGTGTAACGCGTCCGAACCACCGCGCAATAGACAAACGTTACCCGACTGAATACACAATGCAGCAACGTCTATCGTCACATTAGGTCGCGATTCGTAGATGACCCCAACGACTCCGAGTGGAACCGTAATTTTCTCGATCTCCAATCCATTTGGCAATATCTTTTTTAGTAATAACTGATCTGTTGGATCCGCCAACTGAGCGATCTGCTTAACACTGTCAGCCAAACCTTTTAGACGATCGCTATTGAGCAAAAGACGATCCTTTTTGGGGTCGTCATCAGCCATACGATCCAAATCAATCTTATTGGCTTTTAATACATCAGTAGTATGTGCGATAAGACCTTCTGCGATGGCATTTAAAATAGTTATTTTGGTATCAGGAGCCAGTTGTTGCAAAATTTGTTTTGCTTTGGCCGCCGCCTGAAGTTGGTTTAAGATGGATTCACTCATAATAATACAATATCATTTGCATGTGCAATTTCTACATTTTTTTTACTGGTCTGGGACAAAGCGGATGAATCCATCTTCGCGCGGGCAACGGCAACAGTTAAGCCTTCTAGATTGACAATATTTAACACTTCTCCTTTTTCAAAATGCTCGACGATACGGGTTACCCCCACAGCGAGTAAACTTTTGTGCTTCAATAATGCTTCCTCCGCTCCACGATCAACCATCAATTCCCCTTTTATTAAACTTCCACTCGCGAGCCATTTCTTGCGGGAAGAGATCTTCTTACTTTGAGCCAGACACAATGTGCCAGTCTCGTGCTTAACCGCTTTTTGTATCGCCTCCTCGGTTTGCATACTAAAAATCACCACAGCAATCCCCATTTGATTGGCCAATCGGGCAAAGTTCAATTTCGAGGTCATTCCCCCTAATCCTACGGAAGATTTATCCTTCCTTGCCAGCCCTAAAATATCCCGGTCAATTGTTTCAATTTGCGGTATAATCTTGTTGTTTGCATCCAACACACCAGGAACGGAAGTGCTAAACAGTAATTTTTCGGCACCAAAACCAACAGCAATCAAGGTTGCCAGCTCATCATTATCTGAAAACTTCAGTTCTTTATTACTCACCACATCATTTTCATTTGCGATTGGAATAACATTGTTCCGCCACAATTCCTCATACGTATTTTTCAATTGTAGAAATTGATCCCGATTGGAAAAGTGATGTCGCTCACATAAACTCTGCGCCAATGAAATTTTAAACGGTCGGAAATAAGTAGAATACGTATTAATCAATATAGGGTTCCCAATTGCAGCAGCTGCTTTGCGTTCGGATAGCGTTCCTGTGTAGCTGGGCAGAAAACGTTTACCGGCAGCAACAGCACCTGAAGAGACCAAGACGATATTGTATTTCTTTTGTAAGGAAGCAATTTGCCTAGCGATCTCCAAAACAATACGTTCATCAACTTCTCCCTCTTTCGTGGTAATAGAAGCCGATCCAAATTTGACAACGAGAATTGGCTTTTTCATTTTTTAGTATGTTTTAGTTTAGATTTGAGCACTAATTTACTGAGAAGAATTTGATTTACGCAAAATATGTTAACAATTGAACAATATAGTTCAATCGTTAACCTTAGGAAGTACGGCCCAATCTATTAGGTCCAGGAGCATTCGTGTACCCGGCGTTTATCCCGTAGGAAATTTTACTTTGGCAGAATGCTGCGGAAAGCACAAAAAACAGTATTATGCTGTAGATTAAATGTTTCATATGTAGCCAATTTATTTACAATTGCTACAAATATGGACGGTGGAATCTTAATTTATACGCTATTTAGCGTCGTTTAACAAATCTTAAATTGATTAACAATAACTAAAACCGACTTCCTTTACGAAGGGAATCGCTCTTCATAGAGCTTCTCCAAGGAGAACATTTCATCACGATATTTCGCTGCTTCCAAGAAATCCATTTCTTTCGCTGATTTATCCATTTTCTTCCGTACGTTATCGATCGCTTTCTTCAGATCCTTCTCACTGAGATACTGCATCACTGGATCAGCTGCAATGGCCTGCGACGGATCAGGTTCAACATAAATTTTAGGTTCAATACCCGAGAAATCAGCAACAGAAGTCTGCTCT
The DNA window shown above is from Sphingobacterium thalpophilum and carries:
- a CDS encoding glycoside hydrolase family 2 TIM barrel-domain containing protein; this encodes MKLHLVSWTKLLNYIMLRNSVIFSTILASLLSLDTTVTIGQTITSSIDGFQYGATTAPKGNEWESPQLLSLNKELPHASFFSFQNVESARKVLPEHSNYWLSLNGSWKFNWVKTPEERPKDFYDPNYNVGAWESVPVPMSWNIYGIQKDGSLKYGVPIYTNQRVIFHHQVKVDDWRGGVMRTPAQDWTTYVYRNEVGSYRRNFTVPTHWDGREVFINFDGVDSFFYLWINGKYVGFSKNSRNVASFNISPYLKKGAENVLAVEVYRSSDASFLEDQDMFRLPGIFRDVSLTSTPKVQIRDLAAIPDLDSNYENGSLKITSTVRNLGSKKAEGYKVVYSLYKNKLYSDENTLVDQTEASSAVPALDGQVSNSVAATLNVKNPDKWSAELPYRYTLVAELKDKKNKTVETISTYVGFRKVEIKDTKAADDEFGLAGRYYYVNGKTVKLKGVNRHETNPEHGKVVTREQMEAEVKLMKRANINHVRNSHYPEPAYWYYLCDKYGIYLEDEANIESHEYYYGKESLSHVPEWKNAHVARNIEMVHSTINHPAVVIWSLGNEAGPGDNFVAAYQAIKKIDTSRPVQYERNNTIVDMGSNQYPSIDWVRGAVKGTYKLKYPFHISEYSHSMGNAVGNLIDYWEAIESTNFFMGGAIWDWIDQAMYYYDKKTGERFLAYGGDFGDKPNDGTFVNNGLIFADMKPKPQNFEVKKVYQNAGVKAVDIQQGKIELFNKNYFKDLSDYQVQWSLYKDGVEVKNSAGTISAADLPTARQRKQLILPLNYAQLDAGSEYFVKVQFILNTDRPWAAKGFVQMEEQLFVKAAENKPLISAVAQGGAPSLSKEGDLQVVKGDQFIAKFDNKTGSIYNLTYAGKQVIRDGEGPKLDALRAPVDNDNWAYQQWFEKGLHNLKHKVLSSNSYTKKDGTVVLAFTVESQAPYGASLLGGTSGTYTLKEHTDKPFGKDDFKFTSNQIWTIYKDGSIELSSSITSNNASVVLARLGYALQLPTEYGNYSYYGRGPINNYADRKTAQFIELHKSTVKDQFVPWPNPQNMSNNEDVRWTALTNNAGQGVVFIAKEHLSTSALDYSELELTFAPHSYQLPKSSGVHVHLDAAVTGLGGNSCGQGPPLEKDRVKAVPTAIGFIIRPIQNNDMIAKAQVATAGDAPISLARSSNGEVSIQSGNKNETVLYSLNNAKASVYKAPFDLRAGGTVTAWYQQNEKLKVTQQYTKIETIPMEVVFASSQETGEGDAKNLLDGDPSSIWHTMYSVTVAQYPHWVDFDAGSSKTIKGFTFLPRQDGPNGDIKDYKIQVSKDGKNWEDVMSGSFERNKKLKTVRFEKPVKGRYIRFTGLNSQRGDDYASGAEFAVIAE
- a CDS encoding sigma-70 family RNA polymerase sigma factor, encoding MSKFSKSILLENDEQIIEGIKDGNSLAIDAIYKRYYPSISHMILQNNGSEDEAKDIFQEAVIVLYDKVSKGNFELSSKLKTYLYSICRRLWLKQLNRAGFGNSDISGYEDSLFEEEDLQQHQELEKKFDQMELALEKMGEPCKTILHDFYILNHSMQDICDKFGYTNTDNAKTQKYKCLQRLKKIFFSTD
- a CDS encoding serine protease; this encodes MNQKEFFELADQYLRDELSAEEKAAFESFCADQPSYAAQLQQHCAFVANMKETSQRLDFKNALAQSAKEYHKTQNKPAKVVPIKQSAVISLWERIKASSLVAAMVAVFAVFGTLWLSGYYSNLEKASSDYSALRRDMNNVKKNVNAHNAAIRDINDKKFVKGTESQFGATGFMLTTDGYVVTNYHVISGADSIYLQNSKGESYKAQIVHTDPSKDLAILYIADKTFKKAKSLPYTFKTSTSDLGEDIYTIGFPRDEAVYGQGYLSSSTGYAGDTIAYQISVPVNPGNSGGPVLDSRGNVIGIISGKQRGIDGAAFAIKTKSILNALADIPSDSLVTGLKINKKNSLAGLPRTEQIKKMQDYIYMVKVY
- a CDS encoding peroxiredoxin, with translation MSLRLGDEAPNFKAQTTIGEIDFHDYIKDSWVVFFSHPSDYTPVCTTELGRTAKLKSEFDKRGVKAIALSVDNVNDHLNWIKDINETQNTEVNFPVIADEDHHVSELYDMIHPNASATATVRSVFIIGPDKKIKLTLTYPASTGRNFDEILRVIDSLQLTADYQVATPADWKHGEDVIVVPAIKTEDIPAKFPKGFKEIKPYLRTTPQPNL
- a CDS encoding acyl-CoA dehydrogenase, whose translation is MNFELSEEHKMIRDAAREFAQELKAGAIERDEAAKFPTDFVKQMGELGFMGIMTPEAYGGAGMDTLAYVLVLEEIAKIDASAAVIVSAHNSLVLYGLNAYGTEEQKQKYLIPLAKGEKLGAFALSEPEAGSDASSQHTTAEDKGDHYLLNGTKNWITNGGHADIYLVIAQTHPEKGHKGINVLIVEKGLPGFTIGPKENKLGIRSSDTHSLLFSDVQVPKENRIGEDGFGFKFAMKTLDGGRIGIAAQALGIAAGAYDLALAYSKERKTFGKPISDHQAIQFKLADMEVDIEAARLLTYKAAWTKDQGLPYGKEAAMAKLHASEVAMKHTVEAVQIHGGYGYVKEYHVERLMRDAKITQIYEGTSEIQRLVIAREILR
- a CDS encoding glutamate-5-semialdehyde dehydrogenase, with amino-acid sequence MSESILNQLQAAAKAKQILQQLAPDTKITILNAIAEGLIAHTTDVLKANKIDLDRMADDDPKKDRLLLNSDRLKGLADSVKQIAQLADPTDQLLLKKILPNGLEIEKITVPLGVVGVIYESRPNVTIDVAALCIQSGNVCLLRGGSDALHTNEALLKVIHAVLEQYGIATTIVQLLPVDRKHVSELLEATQFVDIIIPRGSQSLIDYVREHAKVPVIETGAGVCHTYVDRIADLDMAAKIVANAKISRPSVCNSLDTVLVDRAVAAEFLTKLKTYFEDAQVEVFADPTAYEVLQGQNFSNLKRAEEADFGREFLDLKCSIKTVTSLDEALEHIAKYSSKHSECIVSSSELHIEQFLNTVDAAAVYANASTRFTDGGEFGLGAEIGISTQKLHARGPFALEKLVTEKWIVRGNGQIR